The DNA region ggaaggaaggaaaaatgtagaGAAAGTGAAGGAAACCAGAACGAAGCAagcaacagagagaaagaagataaaGGATGATAAGATGGATGAGTTTATTAGCATGCCCGATCGCTCTGGATTGCTGGACACAGAAAGGCGGGGAGGGAGATAAAGGGAGAGCTAAcgaaaggaggaaagagaggaagagaagaagtaaggaaggaaggaagaaagatgaCAAAGACGAGAATGACGAAGAAACCATTTAAGCAGATGACCAGGGCGCGCCGATGTTACCTTGCAGGAGTATCGCAGAAGGAAGgtgaaagaggaggaaggagactATGGGAgtaaaaagcaaggaagaagggaagggctGATGAGAAGATGTCCAGCACGGGACGACATCACCTGTAGACGCTGAACGGCTTCGGTCCCTAACAGCCTCCGCCTTGGTTAGTGTCCCTCTCTCCGGCACCGGTGGCCGGTAATTAGCGCTGATGGTCCGCAATTAGCGCTGATGGCCCCGGCATTGAGGGCCACCGCCGCGGCGGTGAGGGGACTGGCGATGTGCCAGCGTGGGGTAAAGGAGGGGGCATggtggaaaaagaagggaaaggggcGTAAAGGAAAGGGCACGGAAGGCAAGAACGAAACGGAtaagggagagaaggaggaggcGGAACAGGCggaaagagaaaagagcagaaagagaagaaaggaacgaggcaagagaagggaagaaaaggaattgtgggaagaaagaaggggacCGTACGAAATGAAACGtcagaaagaggaggaagaggaggaaggcaggcatgCAAGCCAAAGGCAGGCAGTGAGGAGACGGACAGCAAGAGGAAGAGGCGGGAGGAGCAGCCGAGCGAGCGAGCGGGGAGGTGGCCGGCGCGGGTCCGCGGTCGCTGTCGGGGAGCGTGCGAGGCGGCGGAGCAGCACACGGTGTCGCTGCAGGCTCAGGAacggcggcggagcggcgcggcggctCCGCCCCGGTGCGGCGGAGAGCCCGGCTGTGagcgcggggggggcggcgcggcgcggtgcggtCAGCAGAGCCGGCGCGtccgggcggcggcggggagccgtGCGGGGCCCGTGCGGGAAGGGCGGCGGGCGCGATGGGCGTGTGGTGGGCGCCCGCGGTgcgggtgctggtgctgcaggcgGCCTGGGCGCTGGGCGGCGGGCAGGTGCGCTACTCGGTGCCGGAGGAAGCCAAGGCCGGGACGGTGGTGGGCCGCCTGGCGCAGGACCTGGGCCTGGAGGCGGGCGAGGCGGAGGCGCGGCGGCTGCGGCTGGTGGCGCAGGGCCGGCGGGCGAGCGTGGAGGTGAGCGGGGCGAGCGGGGCGCTGGTGGTGAGCTCGCGGCTGGACCGGGAGGAGCTGTGCGGGAAGAGCGCGCCGTGCGCCCTGcgcctggaggtgctggtggagcGGCCGCTGCGCGTCTTCCACGTGGAGCTGGAGGTCACCGACATCAACGACAACGCCCCGCTCTTCCCCGCCGCCCGCAAAAACCTCAGCATCGCGGAATTCACCACGCTGCCGGGGTCCCGGTTCCCGCTGGAGGGCGCGTCGGATGCAGATATCGGAGCCAACGCGCAGCTCTCCTATGCGCTCAGCCCCAACGAGCATTTCGCCCTGGATTTGCAAAAAGCCGATGGGGACGGTGAGTCCCTGTTCCTGGTTCTTGCGAAACCGCTGGACCGCGAGTCGGTGGCTGTGCACCGTCTGGTGCTGACCGCGAGTGACGGGGGCCGGCCGCCGCTGACGGGCACGGTGGAGCTGGTGATCTCGGTGCTGGACGCCAACGACAACGCGCCCCAGTTCAACCAGTCGGTGTATAAAGTGCAGCTGCCGGAAAACACTGAAAGCGGAACTTCAGTGATCAAGCTGTACGCCGTCGATTTGGACGAGGGTACGAACAGGAACGTCTGGTATTATCTCCAGAATCTGTTCCCTCAAGATGGAAGAGAGGTTTTCGGGATCGACAGAAACAGCGGAGAGATCCATGTTAGAGGTGACTTAGACTTTGAGGATGTTGGTCTGTATCGCCTGCAAGTGGATGCGACAGATCAGGGCAACCCTCCGCTGTCGGGTCACTGcaaggtggtggtggaggtgcTGGACGTGAACGACAACGCGCCGGAGGTGTGGGTGACGTCGCTGTCGGTGCCGGTGCCGGAGGACGCGGCGGTGGGGACGGTGGTGGCGCTGCTGAGCGTGTCGGACCGGGACTCGGGGGCGAACGGTCGCGTGCGGTGCGCGGTGTGGCCGGCGTCGCCGTTCGGGCTGGTGGCGACGTTCGCGGGCTCGTACTCGCTGGTGCTGCGGGAGGCGCTGGACCGCGAGCGGGTGGCGGAGTACGAGGTGGAGGTGCGGGCGGAGGACGGCGGGGCGCCGCCGCTGCGCGCCAGCCGCGGGGTGCGCGTGCCGGTGTCGGACGTGAACGACAACGCGCCGGCGTTCGCGCAGGCCGTGTACACGGTGCTGGCGCGGGAGAACAACGCGGCGGGCGCGGAGCTGGCGCGGCTGTGGGCGCGGGACCCGGACGAGGCGGGCAACGGGCGCGTGAGCTACTCGGTggcggagggcggcggcggcgcggtgTCGGGCGGGGTGTGGCGGTCGGCGTCGAGCTACGTGTCGGTGGACGCGGAGAGCGGTCGGCTGTGGGCGCTGCAGCCGCTGGACTAcgaggagctgcaggtgctgcagttCGAGGTGCGGGCGGTGGACGCGGGGGAGCCGCCGCTGTGCGGCAACGCGACGGTGCAGCTCTTCGTGGTGGACGAGAACGACAACGCGCCGgcgctgctgcctcctgccggcggcgggccgggccccggggccgcgggcgAGGCGGCGTCGGGGCCGGGCTCGGGGGCGCTGTGGGCGTGGGCGGCGTGGGGGGCGCCGGCGGGGCAGGTGGTGGCGAAGATCCGCGCGGTGGACGCGGACTCGGGCTACAACGCGTGGCTGCGCTACGAGCTGTGGGAGCCGCGGGGGAAGGGCCCGTTCCGCGTGGGGCTGTACAGCGGCGAGGTGAGCACGGCGCGGGCGCTGGAGGAGGCGGACGGCCCGCGGCAGCGGCTGGTCATCGTGGTGCGGGACCACGGGGAGCCGGCGCGCTCGGTCACGGCCACGCTGAGCGTGTCGCTGGTGGAGGGCGCCGAGGCGGCGCTGGCGGCCGCGGGCTCgtcggggccggggccggggctgcgtgcggcggcgggcgcggagggcgacgcggcggcggcggcggcggcgtcGACGAACGTGTGGCTGGTGGTGGCCATCTGCGCGGTGTCGAGCCTGTTCCTGCTGGCCGTGGTGCTGTACGGGGCGTCGCGGTGGGCGCCGCGGGCGGCCGTGCTGTCGGGGCCCGGGCCGGCGACGCTGGTGTGCGCCAGCGAGGTGGGGAGCTGGTCGTACTCGCAGCGCCAGAGCCGGAGCCTGTGCGTGACGGACGGCGCGGGCAAGAGCGACCTGATGGTTTTCAGCCCCAActtcccgccgccgcccggccccgcggcgaAGGAGACGCAGCCGGAGCCGCCCGCTCTGCTGGACACGGTCAGtgccccccccttccccgcccctTCCGCGACGCCCCTGCCCCTCTGTCGCCCTTGTCGCCCGCCCCCCTGGCCGGCGGTGGCGGTGGCCGGGCTGAGCCCCCGGTGCCTTAGCGCAATCGGTACTAGGCGGTCTTTACTCTGTAACTTCGGACTGCAgtttcactgctgttttcttagttctgtaatttttacactactacaggtttttttatgcctctttttgcttttcctgaggATCAGAACTGCTTGGATTCGTTCTGCACCCCTTTTCTATAGTGTCACGTCCTCAGTGCTAGTAGCTTCACATGAACATTTACTCTTTTATATGTGTCTGTGGTGTGACAGGGTAGGTTGCTCTTTTCGTTAGCACCTCGTATCTTTTTGTAGAGAAGCCTTACTTGAATAAGGAGATGAGAACAAAAGTTGTGGTTTAAAGGATGTGTGGAACTCTCCAGTCCAAACTCATCCTCACAAGTGGACATCTTGCTATTGGGTGGGTTTTCTTGCTGTGTTATCCCATCTAgtttttcatgtctttattCCCTGTCATACTTCATAGTACTTCATAATacattcttctgctttgaagctCTCTGTTGAATTCCCTtatagttttatattttttaacatgaaaaaatgctCATCAAACAGAAGCTGTCCTAAATCTTTGTTTATCCTGCTGGCCACCTCTGAAACTCTTCCTTGTGTCCTGTCTTCTCACTGTCTTGAGAAGGGGAGGACCTACAATAAATATTCAACGTGTTGGTGAACCTTCTGTTTCCACTAAGCTCGATgaaatgaagtttttttctgtggtttcacAGTCTTACCCTTTTGATTGGCACAAGAATGGAGCTGATACATTGATGTCACTGTCTTCCCTCTGCCAAATGCATCATTTCAGAGTCAGTCATTGTCTCTGTtgaagctgcattttttccttcacttgctCAGTTTTGCAGTGTGCTGTATGGAAAGTCTTTTGCCATTTTCCCACCTAGTTCTTCGAGGTCATCAACTCTTTCTGCATTTAGTCCCACAGACCTCTATTTGAACTCTGCTAGGTAGGGTAATGTCTCCTGTAGCCTTTGTTACATCACTCtccattactttttttgtgatgttttaatGAGTTATTAAATGGTGTGGCTCCTGGCAAAGATCTCTGACCGACTGCAGTGTTGACCTTATGATGTTGCTGATATTATCAGGTTTAGTTTTCGTGCCATCTGTGTAGTTAATCACAACTCTAAGTGCCTCTTTCacccttttttcattttgtatcgACTGTCTTCAGTTTTGTGCGTTTTCCTATCTTGCACGAAGGACAGTTGTAGtgaattctttgcttttgcCTGCTGTGAAGTGCTGGTTTCCATTCTTTCCTTAATCAGAAGTCTGTCCTTCTTTTTTATATTCCTTTGAAAGGGAGATCCTGCAAGGTCTCACAGTTGGTACTCCATGTTCTTCTCTCTTCACCTGGTGtggtatatattttttttttgtttgtgaagTTGTACAGAATTACTATGGACATGGAAAAGATAGTAGAAGCATTTCATGTTGCCTCGTTCTGAGTATGATGTAAATGTAGTTTCTAACACAAAGTACTTAACAGCAGAAGAGCATGAACCAAGGTAGGTGTGAAAATCGTGCAGCCATAGTGCTATATTAGGCAAGATGTGTTGCTAGAGGACTTCTTTTTAGTGGGCGAATATATTTGTAGAGGCACCTCACCTACAATTCCTGACTCTGCTACTTCTATGTACCTTGCAGTGGTaggctttgcatttctttctttttctccacacCCCTCCCCCGCCCCTTCCTGagagtgctttttaaaataaactgttacTTTGTGTCTCATGTTGTATATGCTTTATGATGCTCATGTGACTATGAACTGGGATGACACCTGAAACTCCTGAGTCCCCTGTGGATAGCGTGGCTTAGCTTGCCTTTCTCAGGAGATATATCAGTAACTGTGAGCAAGTGTCATGCAACCAAATAGTGTTGACTATTTGATTTCAGACTTTTTTGGACCTTGCGATCACTGTGGTTCACCATCTTACAGTCACTTAAGATGAGGTTTACCTCGAGAGAATGCTGTGAGGTTTCAGGTGCAATTTCTGTTTCCATCTTCATagaatttgaaagagaaatgctgGCAATACAGGAGGGAACTGAGAGGCTGGACAAAAACTATTTGTTtttccagccctgcttccctgacATGGTGAATAGTGATCCTTGAGCTTGGCCCTGACAACGGAGACCTGGAAATAAATCAAGACAACTGTTAAAATAGCATCATGTGTGATTAAAGATGACCTGTCAACAGACCTACCTAGATTTTTTTAGCATTTGGtatcttaattttgttttgacatcCTGTTGCCTCATTGATGCTTCTGTGGTAGAACCAGCAACTCACTACTGTGTGAAATCATCTGGTTTGTGTTGCTGCCTGGCCTGCATGACAGGGTAACAGCAAGTGCCTGTAGTTGTGTAGAGAAGGGTCCCTGATCTGTTTATGTCAGTGGATGGAGGTGGAGCCTGGGAACATGTAAGACTGTACCTTGCCAGAGCAGTGGCGCAACACTTTTGTTTTGGCTTCAGTTATATCATGGGTGGATGACTGTACTGTACCCTGCAGTGACTCATCTCCATCAGTAGTGGGAACATTGTTTTGCTGTCCTGTGAGTGCCTACCTGCCCCAAAAGGTAAGAAAGAACATGTCATTCATTGTGCAGGTATGAATGAGGAATAAAACATACTAGAAATACTTTACCAAGACACAAAAAGACTACTAGAGTGTGCAGGTTCCCTGAGCTATTTCACCCTTCAGAGAGGATTTGTGCCATGTGAATTATGTTTAGACTGACACGTAGAGTTAGGGAGTCACTGATGAATTGAAAATCTTTGGAATTTGTATGCATTGATGGTTTCTCAGGTTGGACCTGTACTTCAAAAGGCAAAACCATTCTGGCCTCGCTCTATTATTTACTTTATCAAACCCAAGGAGAATGTGTGTGATTGCTCAGCAACATCACTGTGACAAAGTAATGAAAAAGTAGGAAATTTAGCAAATTGCTGCACTAGGCACAAGAAATTCCGTGTGAATCTATGTCTTCTGGAGACCCGAGTACTTTCCATGGATGGAAGATCAAATGATCTCTAGCGAATCTCAAGATCATCTCTAGTGAAAGCATCTGAACTCtctttgcaaagaaagaaataaattaagaaactgAGTTATTGCCTTCTCATCAACGTGTAAGGAAGAGGAAGTCAGAAGATCGGAAGTGGGGCAGGCTTTTTTTGGTGAAGACCTTGCCCAGGTGTGATTCCTGGATTAATGTAGGTATTTGGAAACGTTTTGGGAAATACATATTTACTAAAGTGCCTTTatgagagagaaggaagaagagaaaagtgAAGcgaaaggagagagaagagagagaaaagcaaagcagaagggagaggaaagaaaagaaggagagagagataAGAGATATAAAAGCGaaatgagaagggaaaggagagaagagagaaaaggaagaggacaCAGAAGACAGATAAGCAAAGCGAGATGGGAGAAAAGGGTGAAAAACGAAGCGAGGCAcagacaggagagaaaagagagaagagagaggaaaaaaacgGCGAGAGAAGAGAAGGGCCTACCACCGTTTCCGACGAAGGGGACTATTTTGAAGGGGAATGGCGGAGCCTGTCATTCGAGCGGGCGGAGCCACGGCCCGGCTTTCCAGCCGCGGAGCGCCGCTGCGGGCCGCGCTCGGACACCAGATGTCGCTGTTGGCTGCGAGTCGGCGGGAGGGCGGCAGCTCCGCCCCGAGCTGCTGTGACAGCTGCCGTTAGCGGGAGGCACGGTGCGGCAGGCTGCCCGGCCCGGTGCGGCGGCGGAGCGGCTGCAGCGCCCCGCGCCTGCCGGGGAGGCCTTAAGGCGTGcagccgggcggcggcgggcagcagCGGGGCTCGTGCGGGAAGGGCGGCGGGCGCGATGGGCGTGTGGTGGGCGCCCGCGGTgcgggtgctggtgctgcaggcgGCCTGGGCGCTGGGCGGCGGGCAGGTGCGCTACTCGGTGCCGGAGGAAGCCAAGGCCGGGACGGTGGTGGGCCGCCTGGCGCAGGACCTGGGCCTGGAGGCGGGCGAGGCGGAGGCGCGGCGGCTGCGGCTGGTGGCGCAGGGCCGGCGGGCGAGCGTGGAGGTGAGCGGGGCGAGCGGGGCGCTGGTGGTGAGCTCGCGGCTGGACCGGGAGGAGCTGTGCGGGAAGAGCGCGCCGTGCGCCCTGcgcctggaggtgctggtggagcGGCCGCTGCGCGTCTTCCACGTGGAGCTGGAGGTCACCGACATCAACGACAACGCCCCGCTCTTCCCTGTCAACGAAGAAGCCCTTAACATCGCGGAATCTTCGGTGCCGGGGTCCCGGTTCCCGCTGGAGGGCGCGTCGGATGCAGATATCGGAGCCAACGCGCAGCTCTCCTATGCGCTCAGCCCCACCGAGCACTTCTCTCTTGAACATCAGGGGAATAAGGACCAGAGCGCGTCTCTGGCTCTTGTTTTAACGAAACCGCTGGACCGCGAGTCGGTGGCTGTGCACCGTCTGGTGCTGACGGCGAGTGATGGGGGCCGGCCGCCGCTGACGGGCACGGTGGAGCTGGTGATTTCGGTGCTGGACGTGAACGACAACACGCCCCAGTTCAACCAGTCGGTATATAAAGTGGAAGTCTTAGAGGGTTCAGAACCTGGTTCTGTGTTACTCACACTCAGTGCCACGGATTTGGACGAAGGGTTCAATAGTaatattatgtatttatttggtAGGCACGTCACGACAAAAGTTAAAGAAATGCTCACTATCGACgaaaacagaggagaaatcAGACTTCGAGGAAAATTAGACTACGAAGAAATGGATAGTTACGAGATAACGGTAGAAGCGAGAGACAAAGGCTCCCCCCCGCTGTCGGGTCACTGcaaggtggtggtggaggtgcTGGACGTGAACGACAACGCGCCGGAGGTGTGGGTGACGTCGCTGTCGGTGCCGGTGCCGGAGGACGCGGCGGTGGGGACGGTGGTGGCGCTGCTGAGCGTGTCGGACCGGGACTCGGGGGCGAACGGTCGCGTGCGGTGCGCGGTGTGGCCGGCGTCGCCGTTCGGGCTGGTGGCGACGTTCGCGGGCTCGTACTCGCTGGTGCTGCGGGAGGCGCTGGACCGCGAGCGGGTGGCGGAGTACGAGGTGGAGGTGCGGGCGGAGGACGGCGGGGCGCCGCCGCTGCGCGCCAGCCGCGGGGTGCGCGTGCCGGTGTCGGACGTGAACGACAACGCGCCGGCGTTCGCGCAGGCCGTGTACACGGTGCTGGCGCGGGAGAACAACGCGGCGGGCGCGGAGCTGGCGCGGCTGTGGGCGCGGGACCCGGACGAGGCGGGCAACGGGCGCGTGAGCTACTCGGTggcggagggcggcggcggcgcggtgTCGGGCGGGGTGTGGCGGTCGGCGTCGAGCTACGTGTCGGTGGACGCGGAGAGCGGTCGGCTGTGGGCGCTGCAGCCGCTGGACTAcgaggagctgcaggtgctgcagttCGAGGTGCGGGCGGTGGACGCGGGGGAGCCGCCGCTGTGCGGCAACGCGACGGTGCAGCTCTTCGTGGTGGACGAGAACGACAACGCGCCGgcgctgctgcctcctgccggcggcgggccaggccccggggccgcgggcgAGGCGGCGTCGGGGCCGGGCTCGGGGGCGCTGTGGGCGTGGGCGGCGTGGGGGGCGCCGGCGGGGCAGGTGGTGGCGAAGATCCGCGCGGTGGACGCGGACTCGGGCTACAACGCGTGGCTGCGCTACGAGCTGTGGGAGCCGCGGGGGAAGGGCCCGTTCCGCGTGGGGCTGTACAGCGGCGAGGTGAGCACGGCGCGGGCGCTGGAGGAGGCGGACGGCCCGCGGCAGCGGCTGGTCATCGTGGTGCGGGACCACGGGGAGCCGGCGCGCTCGGTCACGGCCACGCTGAGCGTGTCGCTGGTGGAGGGCGCCGAGGCGGCGCTGGCGGCCGCGGGCTCgtcggggccggggccggggctgcgtGCGGCCGCGGGCGCGGAGGGCgacgcggcggcggcggcggcggcgtcGACGAACGTGTGGCTGGTGGTGGCCATCTGCGCGGTGTCGAGCCTGTTCCTGCTGGCCGTGGTGCTGTACGGGGCGTCGCGGTGGGCGCCGCGGGCGGCCGTGCTGTCGGGGCCCGGGCCGGCGACGCTGGTGTGCGCCAGCGAGGTGGGGAGCTGGTCGTACTCGCAGCGCCAGAGCCGGAGCCTGTGCGTGACGGACGGCGCGGGCAAGAGCGACCTGATGGTTTTCAGCCCCAActtcccgccgccgcccggccccgcatCAGAAAGCGGTTGTGCCGGGAAGGAGCCGTCTGTCTCCCTATTTGCTTCTGGCATGGTAAGTGCATTCGGAAGTGTTTCCCCCCTCTCTCTTTGGTAGTTGTGTTTTCCTGATTCTTGTCACGGATCATCTATTTATTAATGcgcctttttttaataatgtggtTATGATTGTACAAGGAAGCCTTAGTCTTTTACCTCTGTTTGATCTAGCCATGTTAGACTCGTGTGTGCGCCCTAGGAATTTAATTGTTTGAATACCTGGATGCCTCACAAAATTTTCAtatctccttttctttgttcttgcGTAGGACGTTATGGTTAAACTTATTCTTAGCGTTGTAAGATACTACCCTTGCACACACTTAGCCTCAAGTGGCATTAGTAGGTGTTGACGGatcttttatttccctttttttagtGTCACAAAACTCGTGAAAACAGCCGGGGTGTATCCAGGAGTTTTGTAGCTCCCTCAGGATGACTGTAATTAGGGTACTACGTATCTCTGAAACGAGGTGTGGTTAAGTTTGTTTTGTTGACTACCGTGTTCATGTGCGCAAAATCTTGCTCGGGTTTTATTGATTGAGTAGCTCGCCTATTGGTGGGTGTCGCCAGTTATCAGAAACTGAAAGACGTGATGTGACAGTATGGGGTGTGGTGAGGAGAAACGTTAGCGGAGGTCAGGAATACTGTTCTGCCTCTGGAAGTCCGGTGAAAGTGTGGGGGAAAGTGGAGTGAGATACAGGATGCTTCATGGAAAAGTTTATAACTGTTTGAGGGAGGATCCCTCCTCGATGTCATTGTGCTTCTCTGTGACCCGGTCCCTCTCTCTTCGTAGTGTTGTCGCGTCCGTTCTACCCCATCCACCCCAGAAACGTGTTGTGGAAAGTCGGTGAGAGTcgagagagggaggaagagggtTTAAGGGAAAAATAGAAGGCAGAGCTTCTATATGAAGTATTGAATAGTCTAAATATGGTACGTTTAAAACTTTTGGTTCTCCCAACAGTAGAGTAGAAGGAGCAGGGAAACAGAAGTTCAGCTGGAAAGAGGATTTCGATACTGGTTTCCACACTGATTTCCCTATGTGGGGAGTGGTTGCTTACTTGCCCCGCTGTTTTAACAGCGTTATCGAAGGAACTGATCCTGTCCATGCACTGATGGCTTTGAGTCGACTTTCTTTTCACCGAGATCAGCTCCAGAGCACTCTTTGAGATGAGCTGTTAGGGTCACGTTTAGAGTTCCTTGTTTGATGTTAGAAACTGGATACAACTTTACAGGGAAAAGCGAAGATCTCTTATATctggtttaattttcattatagCCTAAACCCGAAAACTGTAGGGATGCAGGAGTAGTAAGAACAAGCagtacttctgtattttttctttctcatgctATGTGTTCAATTCACCAAGGGCACCCTTTTGGATAACTACCATAGCTTTATGGCAAAGTGATATCTATAATGcagtatatttattttgataacGTACGTTTTATTGGGTTTTGTACTAATAGAAGCGTTTTAAACGAAGgaagaggattaaaaaaataaaatcgcAGATCGTTGGCTCCGATTGACAAGAACGGTTCTTACAGGTGTACTGAAAACCATTAAAGAAAGTTGAAAACTCCGTGTGTGTTTTGAAACAATCCTAGTTGTGGTTTATCTCCCGCTGATCCACAGAACTAGGTGAGTCAGGGCTTGCAGCCGGGCGCGCTGCGGGGCGGCTCCGGGAGCGGCAGGGGCGGTGGAGCAGCGCCCGCAGCGCCGCGGTGGCCGGGAGCTGTTTTGCAGCCTCAGAACCGGGGATTTTACAGGCAGGGAAATGCCCGGcgtggcagcaggagctgcggGAGACGCCGTGTTCAGCTCGGAGCTGCTCTGCCGCACGAGCGGGACTGGTCCTCTGTACCTGCTGGTGTCCTGCCTCCGCATCTTGTCATGCCCGATGATCTCTGACCGGGGCTAAATAGACCAATCAATGCCCCCGCGTTCAAACGATGCGTTCGTGCCTGCGATATACTGAATAGCACGTTGTGAATCCGTATGTCTGTGGCTTGATGTGGGCAATGACGATTTTCTCGGGATTGGCTGAAATCTAGAAATCCTCTGTGGATGATATCGTTCTTCCGGGCTCCTTTTAGTCACCTCCGCTCTCGCTGTCCCCACATAGCAGCTGCGAGCTCTCGTGGCTTATTGAAGGGCATCTTGACAACACTGCCTGCTCTGTcagcaggcacagcctgcctctgcggggagcggcggggagAGTGCGGGAACAGCGGATCAGCCTGGCCCCGCGGGcgacagcagagctgctctgcccgCTCCTCTCGCTGGGGGAGACGTGGGGCTGAGGGTGAGCCCGCGGAGGGGGATCTCCCGGGGGGGCTCCACATGGGATAGCGCGGGCTGGCTGCCACGCCGGGTCCCCAGCGGGAAGAGCCCGGTGTTTCGGGTCACTGGGGGTGCCACCGTCCTTGCGCTCATTCCTGCCCGGAGGAGTCCATGTGCGAAAGGCGATCGCAAGGTCCCTGCACCTCCGTCGGCTGCTCCGTGCTGGCGATTTGGGCTCGTTCCGAGGAGGAGCTCTGGTCTTCCTCATTCCACTGTCCGGCTCCCGTCAGTGTACGAGCTTTCCACGGGCTCCCTGCAGCCGGAGATGAGGGCTGAGGCTGCCCATCGCTCCGGGGACAGCTGCCGCCGTGGAGAGCTCATCGGCTCCCCTCGGAGGAGAAACCGCAGGGCTGTCGCTCAGTCTGCTCCCCCGCAGGGATTCAGTCCCTTCTGCCGTCCCCCGCTGAAGCGCCGTGTCCTAACCGAGCACCAGTGGGCGTCCCCTCATGGTTGGTGGGCGCCCGTGGGGCTTTCCCAGCCTTCGTACGGGGCGGGACGTGTCCGCCGACCTCCGCGGCAGGCACCGCTCCGCGTCTGCGCTTGGCCTCGCCCGCGGGAGCGGC from Falco biarmicus isolate bFalBia1 chromosome 8, bFalBia1.pri, whole genome shotgun sequence includes:
- the LOC130153605 gene encoding protocadherin alpha-2-like isoform X7, producing the protein MGVWWAPAVRVLVLQAAWALGGGQVRYSVPEEAKAGTVVGRLAQDLGLEAGEAEARRLRLVAQGRRASVEVSGASGALVVSSRLDREELCGKSAPCALRLEVLVERPLRVFHVELEVTDINDNAPLFPAARKNLSIAEFTTLPGSRFPLEGASDADIGANAQLSYALSPNEHFALDLQKADGDGESLFLVLAKPLDRESVAVHRLVLTASDGGRPPLTGTVELVISVLDANDNAPQFNQSVYKVQLPENTESGTSVIKLYAVDLDEGTNRNVWYYLQNLFPQDGREVFGIDRNSGEIHVRGDLDFEDVGLYRLQVDATDQGNPPLSGHCKVVVEVLDVNDNAPEVWVTSLSVPVPEDAAVGTVVALLSVSDRDSGANGRVRCAVWPASPFGLVATFAGSYSLVLREALDRERVAEYEVEVRAEDGGAPPLRASRGVRVPVSDVNDNAPAFAQAVYTVLARENNAAGAELARLWARDPDEAGNGRVSYSVAEGGGGAVSGGVWRSASSYVSVDAESGRLWALQPLDYEELQVLQFEVRAVDAGEPPLCGNATVQLFVVDENDNAPALLPPAGGGPGPGAAGEAASGPGSGALWAWAAWGAPAGQVVAKIRAVDADSGYNAWLRYELWEPRGKGPFRVGLYSGEVSTARALEEADGPRQRLVIVVRDHGEPARSVTATLSVSLVEGAEAALAAAGSSGPGPGLRAAAGAEGDAAAAAAASTNVWLVVAICAVSSLFLLAVVLYGASRWAPRAAVLSGPGPATLVCASEVGSWSYSQRQSRSLCVTDGAGKSDLMVFSPNFPPPPGPAAKETQPEPPALLDTPKHPNPDWRYSASLRAGMQSAVHMEEAGVLRGGPGGPDQQWPTVSSATPEPEAGEVSPPVGAGVNSNSWTFKFGPSNPKQGGPGELPDKFIIPGSPAIISIRQEPPNSQIDKSDFITFGKKEETKKKKKKKKGNKTQEKKEKGNSTTENSDQ
- the LOC130153605 gene encoding protocadherin alpha-6-like isoform X11; this translates as MGVWWAPAVRVLVLQAAWALGGGQVRYSVPEEAKAGTVVGRLAQDLGLEAGEAEARRLRLVAQGRRASVEVSGASGALVVSSRLDREELCGKSAPCALRLEVLVERPLRVFHVELEVTDINDNAPLFPAARKNLSIAEFTTLPGSRFPLEGASDADIGANAQLSYALSPNEHFALDLQKADGDGESLFLVLAKPLDRESVAVHRLVLTASDGGRPPLTGTVELVISVLDANDNAPQFNQSVYKVQLPENTESGTSVIKLYAVDLDEGTNRNVWYYLQNLFPQDGREVFGIDRNSGEIHVRGDLDFEDVGLYRLQVDATDQGNPPLSGHCKVVVEVLDVNDNAPEVWVTSLSVPVPEDAAVGTVVALLSVSDRDSGANGRVRCAVWPASPFGLVATFAGSYSLVLREALDRERVAEYEVEVRAEDGGAPPLRASRGVRVPVSDVNDNAPAFAQAVYTVLARENNAAGAELARLWARDPDEAGNGRVSYSVAEGGGGAVSGGVWRSASSYVSVDAESGRLWALQPLDYEELQVLQFEVRAVDAGEPPLCGNATVQLFVVDENDNAPALLPPAGGGPGPGAAGEAASGPGSGALWAWAAWGAPAGQVVAKIRAVDADSGYNAWLRYELWEPRGKGPFRVGLYSGEVSTARALEEADGPRQRLVIVVRDHGEPARSVTATLSVSLVEGAEAALAAAGSSGPGPGLRAAAGAEGDAAAAAAASTNVWLVVAICAVSSLFLLAVVLYGASRWAPRAAVLSGPGPATLVCASEVGSWSYSQRQSRSLCVTDGAGKSDLMVFSPNFPPPPGPAAKETQPEPPALLDTNLRRERCPPQWELV
- the LOC130153605 gene encoding protocadherin alpha-6-like isoform X10; translation: MGVWWAPAVRVLVLQAAWALGGGQVRYSVPEEAKAGTVVGRLAQDLGLEAGEAEARRLRLVAQGRRASVEVSGASGALVVSSRLDREELCGKSAPCALRLEVLVERPLRVFHVELEVTDINDNAPLFPAARKNLSIAEFTTLPGSRFPLEGASDADIGANAQLSYALSPNEHFALDLQKADGDGESLFLVLAKPLDRESVAVHRLVLTASDGGRPPLTGTVELVISVLDANDNAPQFNQSVYKVQLPENTESGTSVIKLYAVDLDEGTNRNVWYYLQNLFPQDGREVFGIDRNSGEIHVRGDLDFEDVGLYRLQVDATDQGNPPLSGHCKVVVEVLDVNDNAPEVWVTSLSVPVPEDAAVGTVVALLSVSDRDSGANGRVRCAVWPASPFGLVATFAGSYSLVLREALDRERVAEYEVEVRAEDGGAPPLRASRGVRVPVSDVNDNAPAFAQAVYTVLARENNAAGAELARLWARDPDEAGNGRVSYSVAEGGGGAVSGGVWRSASSYVSVDAESGRLWALQPLDYEELQVLQFEVRAVDAGEPPLCGNATVQLFVVDENDNAPALLPPAGGGPGPGAAGEAASGPGSGALWAWAAWGAPAGQVVAKIRAVDADSGYNAWLRYELWEPRGKGPFRVGLYSGEVSTARALEEADGPRQRLVIVVRDHGEPARSVTATLSVSLVEGAEAALAAAGSSGPGPGLRAAAGAEGDAAAAAAASTNVWLVVAICAVSSLFLLAVVLYGASRWAPRAAVLSGPGPATLVCASEVGSWSYSQRQSRSLCVTDGAGKSDLMVFSPNFPPPPGPAAKETQPEPPALLDTPKHPNPDWRYSASLRAGMQRT